In a genomic window of Erinaceus europaeus chromosome 12, mEriEur2.1, whole genome shotgun sequence:
- the SAMD14 gene encoding sterile alpha motif domain-containing protein 14 isoform X2 has product MLELFGVMASSKLREPADEVFDLDLAVPETVRLDSSLHKARAQLLAKGRRHRPSRSRLRDSASSAEDGEGSDGPGGKVTDGCGSPLHRLRSPLHSGPGSPAGGSFCLEPPGLRRSVDEDEPPPSPLTRYRPLHNAASHEGLAAASRSPPRSAPSSDSSPSFVRRYPRAEPHSEDDSRDASPPEPASPTIGLDKKTRRKFLDLGVTLRRASTSKSRKEKGSNRLSMGSRESVEGSGRSGGSPFLPFSWFTDSGKGSASSGSTTSPACSPKHEGFSPKKSASQESTLSDDSTTPSSSPKIPTGPRQESKCSYPYHTLSQSSDEFLDEPLPTVHHWTSQQVGQWLHSLNLEQYAEEFAAHQVDGPQLLQLDGNKLKSLGLSNSHDRALVKRKLKELAAAAEKERKAQEKAARQREKLRRREQEAKKS; this is encoded by the exons ACCTGGACTTGGCTGTGCCAGAGACTGTCAGGCTGGACAGCAGTCTACACAAGGCCCGGGCCCAACTACTGGCCAAGGGCCGGAGACATCGGCCCTCCCGCTCGAGGCTTCGGGACAGTGCCAGTTCTGCAGAGGATGGTGAAGGCTCTGATGGCCCTGGAGGCAAG GTGACGGACGGCTGCGGGAGCCCCCTGCACCGATTGCGTTCACCTTTGCACTCGGGTCCTGGGTCCCCGGCCGGAGGCTCTTTCTGCCTGGAGCCTCCAGGGTTGCGGCGCAGCGTGGACGAAGACGAGCCACCGCCCTCGCCGCTCACACGCTACCGACCCCTGCACAATGCCGCCTCGCACGAAGGCCTGGCCGCTGCATCCCGCTCGCCGCCGCGCTCCGCGCCCTCCTCCGACAGCTCCCCCAGCTTCGTGCGCCGCTACCCGCGCGCTGAGCCACACAGCGAAG ATGACAGCCGGGATGCCAGCCCCCCAGAACCTGCCAGCCCCACTATCGGCCTGGATAAGAAGACTCGCCGCAAGTTCCTGGACCTGGG GGTCACCTTGCGCCGAGCATCCACAAGCAAGAGCCGGAAGGAGAAAGGCAGTAACCGCCTGTCCATGGGTAGCAG GGAGTCGGTGGAAGGGTCTGGCAGGTCAGGGGGCTCCCCGTTCTTGCCCTTCTCCTGGTTCACAGACAGTGGCAAGGGCTCGGCATCCTCTGGCAGCACCACGTCCCCTGCCTGTTCCCCCAAACATGAGGGTTTTAGCCCTAAGAAGTCAGCTTCTCAG gaatccACCCTGAGTGATGACTCCACAACCCCCAGCAGCAGCCCCAAGATCCCCACAGGACCCCGGCAGGAGTCCAAGTGTTCCTACCCCTACCACACACTGTCCCAGTCTTCGGATGAG TTCCTGGATGAGCCTCTCCCCACTGTTCACCACTGGACCAGCCAGCAGGTGGGGCAGTGGCTGCACAGCCTCAACCTGGAGCAGTACGCTGAGGAGTTTGCGGCACACCAGGTGGATGGGCCACAGCTCCTGCAGCTGGATGGAAACAAGCTGAAG AGTCTGGGGCTCAGCAACTCCCATGACCGGGCACTGGTGAAGCGGAAGCTGAAGGAACTGGCAGCAGCCGCTGAGAAGGAGCGCAAGGCTCAGGAGAAGGCTGCGCGACAGCGTGAGAAGCTTCGGCGCCGGGAGCAGGAGGCCAAGAAGAGCTAG
- the PDK2 gene encoding pyruvate dehydrogenase kinase, isozyme 2 isoform X2, translating into MRWLRALLKNASLAGAPKYIEHFSKFSPSPLSMKQFLDFGSSNACEKTSFTFLRQELPVRLANIMKEINLLPDRVLGTPSVQLVQSWFTEALVTIRNRHNDVVPTMAQGVLEYKDTYGDDPVSNQNIQYFLDRFYISRISIRMLINQHTLIFEGSTNPAHPKHIGSIDPNCNVSEVVKDAYDMAKLLCDKYYMASPELEIQEVNASDAKQPIHMVYVPSHLYHMLFELFKNAMRATVESHESSLVLPPIKVMVALGEEDLSIKMSDRGGGVPLRKIERLFSYMYSTAPTPQPGTGGTPLAGFGYGLPISRLYAKYFQGDLQLFSMEGFGTDAVIYLKALSTDSVERLPVYNKSAWRHYQTIQEAGDWCVPSTEPKNTSTYRVS; encoded by the exons ATGCGCTGGCTCCGCGCGCTGCTCAAGAACGCGTCCCTGGCCGGGGCGCCCAAGTACATCGAGCACTTCAGCAAGTTCTCCCCGTCCCCGCTGTCCATGAAGCAGTTTCTGGACTTCG GTTCCAGCAATGCCTGTGAGAAGACCTCATTCACCTTCCTCAGACAGGAGCTGCCAGTCCGCCTGGCCAACATCATGAAGGAGATCAACCTGCTTCCTGACCGGGTGCTGGGCACACCCTCAGTGCAATTGGTGCAGAGCTG GTTCACCGAGGCCCTGGTCACTATCCGGAATCGCCACAATGACGTGGTGCCCACAATGGCACAGGGTGTGCTGGAGTATAAGGACACCTATGGCGATGACCCTGTCTCCAACCAAAACATCCAGTACTTCCTGGACCGCTTCTACATCAGCCGCATCTCCATCCGCATGCTCATCAACCAGCACA CCCTGATCTTTGAGGGCAGCACCAACCCAGCCCACCCCAAACACATCGGCAGCATCGACCCCAACTGCAATGTCTCCGAAGTGGTGAAAG ATGCCTATGACATGGCCAAGCTCCTGTGTGACAAGTATTACATGGCCTCACCTGAGCTGGAGATCCAGGAGGTTAATG CATCTGATGCTAAACAGCCAATTCACATGGTCTATGTCCCCTCCCACCTCTACCACATGCTTTTTGAACTCTTCAAG AATGCCATGCGAGCGACCGTGGAAAGCCATGAATCCAGCCTCGTCCTCCCACCGATCAAGGTCATGGTGGCCTTGGGTGAGGAAGATCTGTCCATCAAA ATGAGTGACCGTGGCGGGGGAGTCCCCTTGAGGAAGATTGAGCGACTCTTCAGCTACATGTATTCCACAGCACCCACCCCTCAGCCTGGCACTGGGGGCACCCCCCTG GCTGGCTTTGGGTATGGGCTTCCCATCTCTCGCCTCTATGCCAAGTACTTCCAGGGCGACCTGCAACTCTTCTCCATGGAGGGCTTTGGGACCGACGCCGTCATCTATCTCAAG GCCCTGTCCACGGACTCGGTGGAGCGTTTGCCCGTCTACAACAAGTCAGCCTGGCGCCACTACCAGACCATCCAGGAGGCCGGTGACTGGTGTGTGCCCAGCACGGAGCCCAAGAACACATCCACCTACAGAGTCAGCTAG
- the PDK2 gene encoding pyruvate dehydrogenase kinase, isozyme 2 isoform X3, with translation MEFLDKDPEDHRTLSQFTEALVTIRNRHNDVVPTMAQGVLEYKDTYGDDPVSNQNIQYFLDRFYISRISIRMLINQHTLIFEGSTNPAHPKHIGSIDPNCNVSEVVKDAYDMAKLLCDKYYMASPELEIQEVNASDAKQPIHMVYVPSHLYHMLFELFKNAMRATVESHESSLVLPPIKVMVALGEEDLSIKMSDRGGGVPLRKIERLFSYMYSTAPTPQPGTGGTPLAGFGYGLPISRLYAKYFQGDLQLFSMEGFGTDAVIYLKALSTDSVERLPVYNKSAWRHYQTIQEAGDWCVPSTEPKNTSTYRVS, from the exons ATGGAATTCCTGGACAAAGACCCTGAAGACCATCGTACCCTGAGCCA GTTCACCGAGGCCCTGGTCACTATCCGGAATCGCCACAATGACGTGGTGCCCACAATGGCACAGGGTGTGCTGGAGTATAAGGACACCTATGGCGATGACCCTGTCTCCAACCAAAACATCCAGTACTTCCTGGACCGCTTCTACATCAGCCGCATCTCCATCCGCATGCTCATCAACCAGCACA CCCTGATCTTTGAGGGCAGCACCAACCCAGCCCACCCCAAACACATCGGCAGCATCGACCCCAACTGCAATGTCTCCGAAGTGGTGAAAG ATGCCTATGACATGGCCAAGCTCCTGTGTGACAAGTATTACATGGCCTCACCTGAGCTGGAGATCCAGGAGGTTAATG CATCTGATGCTAAACAGCCAATTCACATGGTCTATGTCCCCTCCCACCTCTACCACATGCTTTTTGAACTCTTCAAG AATGCCATGCGAGCGACCGTGGAAAGCCATGAATCCAGCCTCGTCCTCCCACCGATCAAGGTCATGGTGGCCTTGGGTGAGGAAGATCTGTCCATCAAA ATGAGTGACCGTGGCGGGGGAGTCCCCTTGAGGAAGATTGAGCGACTCTTCAGCTACATGTATTCCACAGCACCCACCCCTCAGCCTGGCACTGGGGGCACCCCCCTG GCTGGCTTTGGGTATGGGCTTCCCATCTCTCGCCTCTATGCCAAGTACTTCCAGGGCGACCTGCAACTCTTCTCCATGGAGGGCTTTGGGACCGACGCCGTCATCTATCTCAAG GCCCTGTCCACGGACTCGGTGGAGCGTTTGCCCGTCTACAACAAGTCAGCCTGGCGCCACTACCAGACCATCCAGGAGGCCGGTGACTGGTGTGTGCCCAGCACGGAGCCCAAGAACACATCCACCTACAGAGTCAGCTAG
- the SAMD14 gene encoding sterile alpha motif domain-containing protein 14 isoform X1, with protein sequence MTDAGDLDLAVPETVRLDSSLHKARAQLLAKGRRHRPSRSRLRDSASSAEDGEGSDGPGGKVTDGCGSPLHRLRSPLHSGPGSPAGGSFCLEPPGLRRSVDEDEPPPSPLTRYRPLHNAASHEGLAAASRSPPRSAPSSDSSPSFVRRYPRAEPHSEDDSRDASPPEPASPTIGLDKKTRRKFLDLGVTLRRASTSKSRKEKGSNRLSMGSRESVEGSGRSGGSPFLPFSWFTDSGKGSASSGSTTSPACSPKHEGFSPKKSASQESTLSDDSTTPSSSPKIPTGPRQESKCSYPYHTLSQSSDEFLDEPLPTVHHWTSQQVGQWLHSLNLEQYAEEFAAHQVDGPQLLQLDGNKLKSLGLSNSHDRALVKRKLKELAAAAEKERKAQEKAARQREKLRRREQEAKKS encoded by the exons ACCTGGACTTGGCTGTGCCAGAGACTGTCAGGCTGGACAGCAGTCTACACAAGGCCCGGGCCCAACTACTGGCCAAGGGCCGGAGACATCGGCCCTCCCGCTCGAGGCTTCGGGACAGTGCCAGTTCTGCAGAGGATGGTGAAGGCTCTGATGGCCCTGGAGGCAAG GTGACGGACGGCTGCGGGAGCCCCCTGCACCGATTGCGTTCACCTTTGCACTCGGGTCCTGGGTCCCCGGCCGGAGGCTCTTTCTGCCTGGAGCCTCCAGGGTTGCGGCGCAGCGTGGACGAAGACGAGCCACCGCCCTCGCCGCTCACACGCTACCGACCCCTGCACAATGCCGCCTCGCACGAAGGCCTGGCCGCTGCATCCCGCTCGCCGCCGCGCTCCGCGCCCTCCTCCGACAGCTCCCCCAGCTTCGTGCGCCGCTACCCGCGCGCTGAGCCACACAGCGAAG ATGACAGCCGGGATGCCAGCCCCCCAGAACCTGCCAGCCCCACTATCGGCCTGGATAAGAAGACTCGCCGCAAGTTCCTGGACCTGGG GGTCACCTTGCGCCGAGCATCCACAAGCAAGAGCCGGAAGGAGAAAGGCAGTAACCGCCTGTCCATGGGTAGCAG GGAGTCGGTGGAAGGGTCTGGCAGGTCAGGGGGCTCCCCGTTCTTGCCCTTCTCCTGGTTCACAGACAGTGGCAAGGGCTCGGCATCCTCTGGCAGCACCACGTCCCCTGCCTGTTCCCCCAAACATGAGGGTTTTAGCCCTAAGAAGTCAGCTTCTCAG gaatccACCCTGAGTGATGACTCCACAACCCCCAGCAGCAGCCCCAAGATCCCCACAGGACCCCGGCAGGAGTCCAAGTGTTCCTACCCCTACCACACACTGTCCCAGTCTTCGGATGAG TTCCTGGATGAGCCTCTCCCCACTGTTCACCACTGGACCAGCCAGCAGGTGGGGCAGTGGCTGCACAGCCTCAACCTGGAGCAGTACGCTGAGGAGTTTGCGGCACACCAGGTGGATGGGCCACAGCTCCTGCAGCTGGATGGAAACAAGCTGAAG AGTCTGGGGCTCAGCAACTCCCATGACCGGGCACTGGTGAAGCGGAAGCTGAAGGAACTGGCAGCAGCCGCTGAGAAGGAGCGCAAGGCTCAGGAGAAGGCTGCGCGACAGCGTGAGAAGCTTCGGCGCCGGGAGCAGGAGGCCAAGAAGAGCTAG
- the PDK2 gene encoding pyruvate dehydrogenase kinase, isozyme 2 isoform X1 translates to MRWLRALLKNASLAGAPKYIEHFSKFSPSPLSMKQFLDFGSSNACEKTSFTFLRQELPVRLANIMKEINLLPDRVLGTPSVQLVQSWYVQSLLDIMEFLDKDPEDHRTLSQFTEALVTIRNRHNDVVPTMAQGVLEYKDTYGDDPVSNQNIQYFLDRFYISRISIRMLINQHTLIFEGSTNPAHPKHIGSIDPNCNVSEVVKDAYDMAKLLCDKYYMASPELEIQEVNASDAKQPIHMVYVPSHLYHMLFELFKNAMRATVESHESSLVLPPIKVMVALGEEDLSIKMSDRGGGVPLRKIERLFSYMYSTAPTPQPGTGGTPLAGFGYGLPISRLYAKYFQGDLQLFSMEGFGTDAVIYLKALSTDSVERLPVYNKSAWRHYQTIQEAGDWCVPSTEPKNTSTYRVS, encoded by the exons ATGCGCTGGCTCCGCGCGCTGCTCAAGAACGCGTCCCTGGCCGGGGCGCCCAAGTACATCGAGCACTTCAGCAAGTTCTCCCCGTCCCCGCTGTCCATGAAGCAGTTTCTGGACTTCG GTTCCAGCAATGCCTGTGAGAAGACCTCATTCACCTTCCTCAGACAGGAGCTGCCAGTCCGCCTGGCCAACATCATGAAGGAGATCAACCTGCTTCCTGACCGGGTGCTGGGCACACCCTCAGTGCAATTGGTGCAGAGCTG GTATGTCCAGAGCCTCTTAGACATCATGGAATTCCTGGACAAAGACCCTGAAGACCATCGTACCCTGAGCCA GTTCACCGAGGCCCTGGTCACTATCCGGAATCGCCACAATGACGTGGTGCCCACAATGGCACAGGGTGTGCTGGAGTATAAGGACACCTATGGCGATGACCCTGTCTCCAACCAAAACATCCAGTACTTCCTGGACCGCTTCTACATCAGCCGCATCTCCATCCGCATGCTCATCAACCAGCACA CCCTGATCTTTGAGGGCAGCACCAACCCAGCCCACCCCAAACACATCGGCAGCATCGACCCCAACTGCAATGTCTCCGAAGTGGTGAAAG ATGCCTATGACATGGCCAAGCTCCTGTGTGACAAGTATTACATGGCCTCACCTGAGCTGGAGATCCAGGAGGTTAATG CATCTGATGCTAAACAGCCAATTCACATGGTCTATGTCCCCTCCCACCTCTACCACATGCTTTTTGAACTCTTCAAG AATGCCATGCGAGCGACCGTGGAAAGCCATGAATCCAGCCTCGTCCTCCCACCGATCAAGGTCATGGTGGCCTTGGGTGAGGAAGATCTGTCCATCAAA ATGAGTGACCGTGGCGGGGGAGTCCCCTTGAGGAAGATTGAGCGACTCTTCAGCTACATGTATTCCACAGCACCCACCCCTCAGCCTGGCACTGGGGGCACCCCCCTG GCTGGCTTTGGGTATGGGCTTCCCATCTCTCGCCTCTATGCCAAGTACTTCCAGGGCGACCTGCAACTCTTCTCCATGGAGGGCTTTGGGACCGACGCCGTCATCTATCTCAAG GCCCTGTCCACGGACTCGGTGGAGCGTTTGCCCGTCTACAACAAGTCAGCCTGGCGCCACTACCAGACCATCCAGGAGGCCGGTGACTGGTGTGTGCCCAGCACGGAGCCCAAGAACACATCCACCTACAGAGTCAGCTAG